The genomic segment CAATTTGACCACATGTCGACCATCACTAGGCGATGAGATGTACCTTCTGATGGTGATAGCTCTATGAAGTCCATCATCAGATGTTCAAAAGGGCGAACAGGCGGTGGGTGTGCTGCCTGGCTGGTTGTAGCCACTGGCCGTCCAACATTGTGTGTGCCGCAGATTACGCATTCCTGACATTATTTTTTTGCAAAGGTGAAGAAACCTTTCGTAAACCATTTTCCTGTGATCTTAGGTAACATCCCCATTTTAGATGTATGATCTTTACCGTGAGCTAACTTAGCATAATggggaaagaaatgttttggcAAACAGGGTTTGCTGTCAGGGCCATACCACACACCAGTTCGGAACATAGCACCAGAGGTCTTCCATAGGGAGATCTCCGGAGGAGTAACAGTGGActgtcctgcagagagaaaggaggacaTATCAGAAGTGATACATACAGTCTGGTTatgaaaaagaggaagtggAATGTCAGATGTGAGTGTGACAGCCTGTTGTTTGAAAGAGGAGGTTTCAATTTGCCAAAGGGCATCAAAATCACGAGTTACACCGAATGCATATCTGGAGTCAGTGTAGACTGTGAGTGTTTTACCAGTAGCCAATTGCATGCTTCCTTGCTGTCTGGGCTGAGAGGTGATGAGGAAGAGAAATCGAGACGAGAACATCGTTATCTGAACAAACACAATAACCAACACAGTAAGTACCAGAGACAAGTTCACGTCTAGAGGACCCATCTATATACAGTCAAGTCAGAGTTAGAAAGAGGTTTGTCAGCAAGGTCAGGTCGTGTTGAACACTGGACTGGAAGTTCAACAACACAGTTGTGTTCTTCCCCGTTgtccaaaaaaaactaaaaaacattgGATAAGTCTACAACCGAACAATATTGGACACATTCAGAGAATCATCgggaaaaggcaaaaaaaaaacagaaaataatgttcAAAACATGTTTGTCAAATTGAACTGTGCACGGGAGAGGTTTTGTGAAAATGTTCTTTACTGTTGCTGTTGAGCCttgagagaaaataaagtgacCACTCATTACAGGAGATGTGGGTAAATCAGACATCCTAACCACAGAATAACCTGCACCAGAGTCGACCATGAAATTACGTTTGTGATTGCTAACACACAGTTCGAGTTGAGGCATTTTCTTAAAGCATCACTATTGTATTTAACATAAGAACCACAAAGTTGTGTGTGGTctggtgtctgtgtgcgtgctgCTAGTATAGCCGCTTCTTCATTGCAGGAGCGTGtatgtatgtgtcagtgtgtttcacTTCCCTATCTATGATCCTCGGCGGGTATTGGGATTGTCTCCTCCCAGTCTGCCCCCCTCTCGCCGTTGGGGGCAGTTTTTTGCCCAGTGTTCTTTTTGTCTGCCGATGAAACAATCATCGCTGTCAAGCGGGGGTCGTCGAGAGAAGCCTCTCCCACGGCCATGTCCGCGACCGCGCGCCTCTCTTCCAGTGAAGTTGTTGGCTCTGTTTTTGGCGCAATCTTGACTACGGGGCCCCACCAGTGCCGACACAGCCTGCATCATAGTTGCCTCTGCTTTCTGGAGCTGCTGATCTTTTTGCCCGTAGTGGAGGAAGCAGACAATACAGGAAGGTCTGTTTCAGATGTGTATCACAAGGTCAACCAGTTGCAGTGCTGCTGTGCTGGTCAAACAGGACAGTCATACGAGTCAGATAGTCAGCGACTGACTCTTCGTTTGTTGGTAGAGTCTGGTCTTGTCACTGCATCATATTGAGGAGGGTTTTGtctttgaggaggaggaaagcagGCGTTGAGGAGAGGACCGCCACACCCTGTAAATGGAGGATACAGAGATCTACGTGATTTCTTTTCACATTTCTCAGTTCTTTCAATCTTAttctcattttcttcttttatttcaagacatttcttattattttctgtctttccacATTGTGACCTTTTTATGGGTTTTTCTTTGAGGGGTTTAATTTTGTCGACGTTGCATAACCCATTATAAGGAGCAAAGTCTCTGGACCATATGGGAGAAATGTCACACTTTCCTGTCCCCACTCTTGCAATCATAGGGTCCACACTTTTGAGCTAATGTAGCTAAAGCAGCTAATGCAGCTAATGTAGATAATGTACCTAATGCAGCTAATTCTGCTAACCATTAACAGTAGCATTGGTTCATATTGTATAAAAACACGTAGCTGAGCTGAGTCAACTTGAGCTGAGGTGACATTAGGGAACTTACTTCAGGAGTTTGCGGCGAATAGTTGAACAATATGGTTTTTTTAATAACGTACGTTGTTCTCCTCAAGCGTTTAacataatatttgtttttctccgcTTTCTGTCCAAAAtcaactttttctttatttcattaaagTAATTACTTTCTTTTTCGTTGcagtagtttttttaaatatttaaacaggtAATCTCAACAATGACGTTTCCGTGGACACCGATATGATTAATATAATATAGACTATTGACCTTAATCTGAATAAGACtttttatctgttatgttaccatGAGCTTTTTAcgtaacatttcatttagctgacccTTCTATCTAAAGTAACTCACATTAAGTGCATCAACCacgagggaacaaacccagaacaacaagaatcaagaaagtgcAATTTCTCAGAAAGGtgaggtgagacaggtgagttCACTCATTGGttgactgtgtttttgttttattttcagataaGTCCAGTTTCAGCAGAAATCTGTTCGTCATGGACGTTTCCTGGAAGGTGGTGAAAGCAGAGGGCAGGCAGCAACTGATGCATcgaggagaccagaaggtgaaacaatatacaACAGAGCAACATGAGCAACTGTCTCCatcaagtctgaagatgtctcccacagcctcccagtttatctccctcaccctgcgtcacccattccaacagcacatccatgaatgtccctctctctgttacATGGAGGTGTTTGCATCCTATTGGACAGTTCAGTCtaaagtgtgtgtacatgaatCTCATTGTGTCCTCACTTCTGGTGAAATACACAAAGAGTTggtgtctctctctggagcttcAGAGTTAGATATGAACGTCCCTGAGTGAAGACACTACAATGTCCTGTTGGTCCTTTATGTATAACCTAACCTGGTTTCTGCttagggagagaaggaggatcTCTGGAACTAGACAGGCtctattctcctgtacagatagAATACACACTAAACATAATATATAGTGACATATACAGTTATGTGGGATGATGTAAAAAATTCCTCAACACTGATGATGAAGGTGAGTGAACAGATTATTTCTCCTAAATTCTAATGTTTCTACGGTGGCAACAGATCTTAGGGGAGGTCAGGACCAGGTCTGGACATAAACCTTGGTCGACCATCAGTTGTTCTTTTCTCTACTTCATACATGTTTTATAAGCGTGTGTCATACATGTTGTCATACTCCAATCAGGGAACATgtattcttctgttgtgttgttgtcgaGAGGTTTGTGAGCTTTTGCTTTGGCTTTGGCTTTTGGGACAAACTATCTGGATCTTTATCTTGTTAAGCTCCAGCTCTGTTGACTGTGACCACGCCCCCATGACTCAAGCGGTCAAAGTATTGAAAACATCTGTTCTGTTCCAGTTGTTTCaagtcgtcctcctcctcctcttggctCCAGCGTTGATCAGCTGCCATGTCGCCCAATATCCGACTGACTGCAGCCACATCAATGAAAACGGATATAGCCACCAGAGCGGCCCCTACTCAATCTACCCTGCAGGAGAGAACCTCAGAGTCGAAGTATgttcacttgtgtttttattattggaCTAAAACATGTTACCTTTCATACGTAAAATCATTAAAGCAACATGTCACCAATACTGATCAACAGCACCCCCTGCAGCTAAATGAGGGGATTGATGCTGTTTcgaattcttcatatttcaaagtttcctgctgaatattagAGATAACCTCTGGTTTTTAATATCTTCagagtctttttaactgatctcagttcagcttcactcttcaactggagctgattgtgacagttgaagctgtgactctcagtcagtttttCTCACTGGAGATGGAAACGACTCACCAGAGTTACAGAGAACAGACGTTcagggagtgaaggaggaaactttctcacgttcacactcacacatcagactcaATTTCAACAAGCTGCTGGTTTCAGGAGGAAAAGTTTAAATGAAGTAGATTCGATTCTTGCCATGATCACTAGTATCATATGAATCTCTGGGCTTCTATCGGTCAGTGTCACTGAACGtgttgaaagtgaaaaagaCTTGAGTGAAACATTTGAGTTGATCACATGTATTGATGTGTTGCAGGTCAACTGTCAGATGAGTGCAGACAAACCAGCCTGGACAGTGAGTATTTTTATTGACTTTCTATAAGCGTCAAATCAGTCAGACTCATATTCCACTGTTTACCTGCTCAGGTGATTCAGACCAGGATGGATGGAACCGTCAACTTCTACCGGCCCTGGATTCAGTACAAGGTCGGCTTCGGTTCGGTGATGGGAGAACACTGGCTCGGTGAGAAGCGGAACCACAGGAACAGCTGAGAACTTACTGTTACACAACCCCcttgaacagtgtgtgtgtatgtgtgtatgtgtgtgtgtgtgtgtgtgtgtgtgtgtgtgtgtgtgtgtgtgtgtgtgattacagGTCTGGACAACCTCCACTATCTTACCTCAGGAATCAGGAAGTATGAGTTACAGGTGGATATGGAGGACTTTGAGGGAAATAAAGCGTCCGCGCATTACGGGTTGTTCTCCGTCGACTCTGAGTGTACCGGATACAATTTGACTGTGTCTGGATTCACAGATAAAGGAGCaggtaactgtgtgtgtgtttttgtgtgggtacgtgtgtgtctgtgtgttaaacATTTAGCATTAAACTTCTTTCattttggaaaacaaaaattTGGTTCTTTTGTTGAGtcaaaagaaaactatttaaacttttttctaTGGACACTTGTCCTGAGAGACGGCATCGAACCGATAgccagagacagatagagaaagacagagacagatagagacagacagagatatgTCTCCTTCAGACAAATCCCTTGTTGATTACAGATATTTTGAGTCCATAACAGTGTatcttctctgtgtcttctctgtgtcttcGCTGTGTCTCTGTAGGAGACTCCATGATCTCACACAATGGCATGAAGTTCTCCACCTTTGACAGAGACCAGGACATGTGGCCTGAGAACTGTGCCTCAAACTTCATGGGAGGTTTCTGGTACAACAAATGTCACCACGCAAACCCTAATGGGGTTTATCGCTGGGGGAAGGAGAAGACTCCCTATGCTGTTGGAGTTTCATGGCACACTTGGAAAACCACCTATGACTACTCTGTGAAGTCTATTGTCATGAAGGTCCGTCCTGTGCAATAAGTAACTttccaggagcagcagcagaccagaTGTTGATCTGTCTCAACATCTGTCGCTTATCAGTCAAAGTCAAAAGAAATCACAGGATTGAACCCTGATGACAATCATCGCCTGCTGCATGTCCTCAATAAACGAGACGCAAAAAATCTGATGTGACCTGATATCTTTGTATCATGtaccttttcatttgtttcatgTGTTGTCATATACCTCATTCATTTGACTTCTTGTGTCTCATGTGACGtcatacagtaaaaatgttgaaTCGTGAAATTTATCAATAGGTTTCGTTTAATATGAAAACTTTCGTCACGGATTCTCACTGATTCAAATTCATGAGTCAATTACTGATCAAAACTAAGGTagaataagtgttttttttcacactgattGATGACTGATGTTTGATTTAGTTTAGTCAGCGATAAACGTGaactgatttgaaatgaaaacctcttgaaaaaacacagtgtgatcgcagcctgtgtgtttttactctTATGAAACCACGGTTCTAGAAAACGCTGTATCCGTCGGAGTGGCGTGTTGCCACAGCGAAGGCGGGGAAATATTGTCTCCTAGTTTTTCTCCATATTTGAACTGAAACGATTGTGAAACTGTCACTAGCATTGTATAAAAACAAGTAGCTGCGTCAACATTACCTCAGGTGACGTTAGCTAATGTAGGTAATATAGCTAATGCAGCTAATGCAGATAATGTAGCTAATGCAGTAAAAGCAGATAATGTAGCTAATTCAGCTAATGTAGCTAATGCAACCAACTATTAACAGAAGCATTGGTTCATATTGTATAAAAACCCATAGCTGAGCTGAGTCAACATCAGCTGTGGTGACGTTAGGTGTTGTTGTTAGGTGACCTGCCTTCAGTTGAGGGCTTTTGGGGGAAACGTTACTTTAacataatatttttgtttttgttcgcTTTCCGTCCAAAACcaactttttctttatttcattaaagtgcttactttctttgttgtttctttaaatatttaaacaggaAACTAAATAATGACGACCTACGATAGTTATGTTCAAATCTGCTTGGATCAAAGGGGTATAGAGCAGATAAATATCAATAAAGTTTACAAATCCTTCGAAATACAATGGAACCAAGCATATGGCACTAGTAaagccatcatcatcatatatCACGACATCATATATCACATCTTAGCAGCTGCCACAGCTCTGAGACAGGTTTGGGGTCCAGCTTCCTTAGTTTTTGGTTGTAGcctttgatgctgagccgtcaacaaacaactccactcctgcattATCAGCATCgaaggattcatggtccatgtatgtctgtgatacagaaccttgtgttttgatggcctGTAATCAAACCTTggcgccacgccacggtcacaccgggTGACGAAAAATCAAtctgttgtttgtctggtcatgatcaACTGGCCTacaatttttgtgaagatcCGTCAATGTGAACGCGTTCCAGGGGGCGCGGGGGgagctgttgagccattttgccacgcccatttaaaattactccagaatacgtacattttcaccacttttcaaattttctgcaaagtttggtaagaatttgagcatgttaaagccctcaaaaagccaattcatttgcatgaataaaagaaaatgatccttacaatttcaatagggcctcccactgttcGCTGCTGGGGCCTAATAATGACAGCTTCTCACGAAAAGACCCAGGATTTTATCCAAGTACTGAAAATAACCTTTGTATAGAGgtattcagttttttatttttggtctGATAGTATGAAATGTTGCACAAAAATTGCTCAACGTTTTTTTCACTGAACCAGATGGAAGGAGacaatcatttaaatgtttgtgcagATATGGGTCTGGGGGTGGATACaggattattttctttctttaacattgtgtgaaaagtgtgttttttagcATTTTCATAGATTTTTCAGAATAATTTACGGCAGGTTTGAAGGACTaatatttgagtgtgtgaatttggtgcaaatccatGTACAAATTTTTATCTagagtgtaaatgtgtgtttattaagGGATGCTTCATAAGGGCagtctaataataataatatacaataataataaaagtagtaatagtagtaataGTGGAAGTAGTTTGGACAGTTACATTTTAGCCTTTAAAAATGGAGAGGCTATGTATTAACAGTTAATTCACTATTTTGGTTAAACCTTTTGAATCAATGGATTTATCTGTATCAAAGCTGTGTGACTGTTCAGATACTAATGGATCAGACTGTGAGTAGACAACATGATCTCAACCCTGTGTGCCTGTAATGTGCCTGTAGTGCGTCTGtactgtgtgtgcgcgtgtagTGTGGGCTGGACTGGAGCATTGTGCTGTCAGTGCTTCACACAATGCAGACTGGGTCAGTCCcctcactgacacactgacataTATAAACTGTCGATAAAGACCAGATCTAAGTGGACATGCGGAAACTACACGAGACAGGGCGTGAAAGACATAAATGCTAAAGACATCTCCATAAACCTATCTACCGGCAGATGTGTGGACAGCCGCCCTCCCTCTTGTGGTTGGCGCAGGACTCTCCTGTGCATCCCCGTGGTACGAAACCGAGTCCGAGGTCTCAAGGCCTTGAAGGTGAAAGTTCTTCCCAGAGGACGTTGCATTATACGCGAGGTGCGATTATTGTTGTTGAATTGTTGTATTATATTAACGTCCATGTTTTTAAACGACACAGACAGCAGAAGGCACGAGCGTCAGTTTGATTGTTTTGTTAGCCTAGCCTAGCCTTAGCGGTGAGCAGTGGGTACAAGTGTGTTAGCTGAGTTGCGCCAGGCTAGCGAGCAGCTAGAGGTAATACGTCTCCGTGTTTGAATTAGCGAATCTCTTAAAATATTACTCGCGcgttaaaatataaatgttaatatttcaaAGTCGCAAAACAAGGCTGTTTTTGACGTTGGGACAACGAATTGCACACTAGGTAAAGTTGACGCTATTAAATAGTTAAAGTATTAGCGCTAACAGAAGCTAACGCCTCTGTTGGCGATACCATATCATACGGCTATCATTAGTTTGTTTTGTGAGCCGTGTTATCTTGATATTGACTTAATAATGTCGTTGGAAATATCTACGAATAAACACGTATAACCGAATCGATGACAGTCACGGAATGGGGCCAGAGCAAGTTGTAGTAACTtgagaaatgaaatgcatgTGTGCTACTACATGTAGCATGTGCTAGCTGAGGTCTCCTTGCCGGGCACGGTACGGTTCAGAAAAGTTTCTGTACTGAGTTTCTGTCTCGTGCCTTCCCTCAAAACCCAAAGACGGTGCTGTTTATTTGCCTAGGTTTAAAATCGTGTGTTTTGCTGGTTCCCTCAaggtgcagctgcagagagatggCAGACAGTGCAGGGCTGCAGTCTGTCAGCGCCTTTGCGTTTGAAGCCATGCAGAAGGTGGATGTAGTGCGCCTGGCTGCCCTCAGTGATCCAGagctccggctgctgctgccctgcCTCGTGAGGATGGCTCTGTGTGCTCCCGCCGATCAGAGCCAGACCTGGGCTCAGGACAAGAAGCTCATCCTTCGCCTGCTCTCAGGAGTGGAGGCTGTCAATTCCATTGTTGCTCTTTTGTCTGTTGACTTTCACGCCTTGGAGCAGGATGCACGAaaggagcagcagctcaggtataacagacacaaacattgttACATGATTGATTCCACAGTCTGATGTGGGGAACCGGGAATtaaattctgtctcttctgccAGGCACAAGGCTGGCGGCTCTAATGCAGAGAGCATCCTGGTGTCACAGCTCCAGCATGGCCTGACCCTGGAGTTTGAACACAGTGATCCCCTGAGGAGGCTCCGTCTTACCCTCAGTGAACTGTTGGCCATCATGAATAAGGTACAGTCAGAGGTCCATAGGTAATTTAGGAAACCATTGGCCATTGATAATATCCTTTAACTTGGCTTTGTATTTTTCTTCAGaagtaaataacaaaaactaGAAACCTAATGACAAGAAACAACCAACAGTTGGTTAGCAGTATGTTTAAAATGTGGTATTGAGTATGCCACCCTGAATTAGCCAGATAAGTATCATCATTTATAGGTGAAACTATCTTTGATCAAGGGGGTTGGTGACTCTCCCAACGTGCGACAAAtgcaaaaatggaaaaaaactccTGTTGAAAATAAAGGGTCTCACACAAGACACATCGTCTGTGTCTTGCAAGACACAGATGATGATTGctagagagtttgtggtgataagagctgacgcTGGTGTTTGTTgtccaaaaaaacacatgtgatATCTGCAGTGTAGTttatacgtcacttcctgcctctgacTTCTGCACCCAGCTCCTCTCGCCTGCACAATGTGGAgatttttttgctgttgtgaacgcatctATGCAGAGAACCTCCTTTTGCGTTGTGCAAActggtcatgtctgaaaacggctataTGCAAACCTTTACCTCCTAATCTCATCCAATCTCAGTGTGCACAGAGGCACATAAATCATTTGCTTCACTTATAGTTCATCTTTGAACTTTTACCAATGATATTTGCttcacttttgtgtttgtgtgaccagTACCTTAATCTGAGCTGCTGTCACTTGTGTAATGTAAAGATGTAAAAGAGATATCTGATTGATTCTCAATATAGAGAGATAGTGGCCTGAACTTTAGAAAATAAGTCATAAATGAGTGAATtcaaattaatgaataattaaaatatcCTTACAGAAATGGTTTCTCCTGGAAGAAACAAGATTGTTCATCAAAGCCTAAATTGGCATCAGAAATGAGTCTCATATTTATGCTAGCTGCTCTCTTTCTTACTTTTAACTTCGCTGAACTGGGTGAGTTGAGTGCTTGATCCACACAatccttttccctttttgttttccaggtgaCGGACTCAGATGGAGAATTTTTCTTAAAGTCTTCTGAACTCTTTGAAAGCCTGGTTTACTTGGAAGAAGTAGCAGATGTCCTCTGTATTTTACAAGCAGGTGCTCAActtctttcattattttaatcatCTGAGTTAGAAGTGCTTTGAAAGTGAGATGATGTTGAATACAGTAGCTTTTGTACACATCAGGTCCCTGTAGGGATGAGAATTGTAGGATCCAGGGGGCTAAACCAAGGATTCATTTGAAAGATTAGCTCaagaataaatttaaaaaacaaatttatatgGAGGCCCATAAATGAAGCCCTCTATTTATTGACTATATATTTTTTGCCTATAATTAGGGTTTTACATCTCAAGAAATTGATAAGACGgatcagaaaaaatatatatttatgaatgcTTTTTCTTAGATGTTCACATATGTTTTTTGAGCCATGTGACTTAAACTTTTGTTTAACATGTTACCTGCCTTAGTTTTTCTCATTAATCTTGACATTTGATCAGTCATCAGCAGCGTGATATTATTAAATTGATTGGTGAGTCTTCTTAAAAGGATAGTTCactcaaaaatgaaaatccactaaTAACCTTCTCACCattatgccgatggaggggtggagtTTCAGGAGTAAAGAAAAGCATTCGGAAAGCAGGGTATCACAGTGATGTTGAGATGAAAATGCAAAATTAGCAGTACACTAGAGAAATATCTAATAGTTAATACTGTGCTTATTTCCTCTGTTTATTAGAGCTGCCGTCCTTGCTACCCATTGTGGATGTAGCAGAAGCTTTGCTGCATGTACGCAATGGTGAttggtttctgtgtctgttggtTGCCAATGTCCCTGACAGTTTCAATGAAGGTAATTCACCTGTGTCACAACACTGCACATAATCTCTTCTGATAATATGAGAGTAAATTGCTTGTTAATT from the Platichthys flesus chromosome 15, fPlaFle2.1, whole genome shotgun sequence genome contains:
- the LOC133970082 gene encoding microfibril-associated glycoprotein 4-like; translated protein: MDVSWKVVKAEGRQQLMHRGDQKLFQVVLLLLLAPALISCHVAQYPTDCSHINENGYSHQSGPYSIYPAGENLRVEVNCQMSADKPAWTVIQTRMDGTVNFYRPWIQYKVGFGSVMGEHWLGLDNLHYLTSGIRKYELQVDMEDFEGNKASAHYGLFSVDSECTGYNLTVSGFTDKGAGDSMISHNGMKFSTFDRDQDMWPENCASNFMGGFWYNKCHHANPNGVYRWGKEKTPYAVGVSWHTWKTTYDYSVKSIVMKVRPVQ